The following DNA comes from Camelina sativa cultivar DH55 chromosome 14, Cs, whole genome shotgun sequence.
ACAATAAAAAGGTTGAAAAAACGGACTTTGAATCTTTCTATAACTGAATCAATCTGATAGCATTTCTTCTAGCTCAGGCTCATCCGAAATAGATGATGCGTCATCATAATCTAACCTCGTACCATTATACAATCCTCTGTCCTGTAAATCAGTTTGGTCTTCCTCATAATCTGTCCCTGTTGACGACTCTGCATCTTCATCTTCGTTCTGTTCATCATTGCTTACTACaacatcttttttgtttttcttccaaagtttTCTCGAATCCATATTTCCCGCCTTTAATTTAGTATCTTCGCATATACAAGTTGATGGATTCTCATGAAACTCACCTCTACCAGCTCGTACTTCCTTTGGCTCTCCCATGAATCCTCTCTGAAATGTTCTGACTCTTGAAGCAAACTCCTCCCAAGTAGTATTCTCTTTGCTCATAAACAACTTGTATAGCTTTTTCGCATTCGGTCTAATTGTCGGTTTATGTCCAAAATATCTCCTACATAAAAACCAAGAATCATTCAACACAAtgctaaaaaaacataatgaagtagaaagaaagaatatttggttttgattaaaCTACCTTCGACCGGCTAATATTCTTGCCATGTTCCCGTTATTGTTGGTAACGAAGACATCACTTTCATCACACACAACGAAATCGAGTGCAGCCATCCgtgaagaataagaagaaaatggttTCAACTCCATTTTTGTTGCTATGGTGTCTTTTGAATAGAAATGAGGGAACAGTGCTTTCAAAGGAGCTAATGATTTCTCTCCTCCGTAAACTTCACCTGATGCAACGTATATATGAACATCGCTCCCATATCCCAAAGCTCTAAGCATTAATCCAACTTCTTCTGGTGTAAGCGGACATCTTCCTTGTCGCCTTTGCTTCTCCGGGTTATTTACCTGCCATGGAAGTTTAACTCGTTAAATCCAACaagaaacgagaaaaaaaagaaggcatGAAACAATAAGATTTTGTATCCCTACATGTAAAGTTTTCCATCTCCTTCTGATTGTTCCCAACTCTTTTTTCTCCTTGTCACCACCTCCATAGTAACATCCCGAGAAGGCAAGCATATCAGGTTCAAATCTAAGATGTAAAGCAATGAAGTGTTTGCTCTTTTTCCTCATTCTTCGGACCAATTCANTCCTACATAAAAACCAAGAATCATTCAACACAAtgctaaaaaaacataaatgaagTAGAAAGAAAGAATCTTTGGTTTATTAAACTACCTTCGACCGGCTAATATTCTTGCCATGTTCCCGTTATTGTTGGTAACGAAGACATCACTTTCATCACACACAACGAAATCGAGTGCAGCCATCCgtgaagaataagaagaaaatggttTCAACTCCATTTTTGTTGCTATGGTGTCTTTTGAATAGAAATGAGGGAAAAGTGCTTTCAAAGGAGCTAATGATTTCTCTCCTCCGTAAACTTCACCTGATGCAACGTATATATGAACATCGCTCCCATATCCCAAAGCTCGAAGCATTAATCCAACTTCTTCTGGTGTAAGCGGACATCTTCCTTGTCGCCTTTGCTTCTCCGGGTTATTTACCTGCCATGGAAGTTTAACTCGTTAAATCCAACaagaaacgagaaaaaaaagaaggcatGAAACAATAAGATTTTGTATCCCTACATGTAAAGTTTTCCATCTCCTTCTGATTGTTCCCAACTCTTTTTTCTCCTTGTCACCACCTCCATAGTAACATCCCGAGAAGGCAAGCATATCAGGTTCAAATCTAAGATGTAAAGCAATGAAGTGTTTGCTCTTTTTCCTCATTCTTCTGACCAATTCATTACCCATTTCAATAATTGGATCAGTGAACTTAAGCGCATGATAGTTTACTCTACACCTCAGCTTCTGCAAATCATCTCTCAACTTGTTTGAAAGTCTgtaatcaaatttatttaattggaCTGCCTGAAACAAAGAGTTGGTTCATATATAAGCATCATTAAGAAAGATGAAATCATGAAGCCTTAAGATGATATGAAGCTTAAGGATTGAGAGAGAAAAGCATGAAAACTTACATGCCTTTTCTGAAGAACAGGTAATACCCGATTGATATAACATCTCTCATTGCATTTTCTCGGTACACGCATTCTACTAGGACTCCATGTTCGCCCTCCTTTTTGTGGAAGTGTCTCTATGATTTTGACATCTTTTGAGAGAAATGACATAAACCAATCAACATCGAAAATATGTGAGAAGTCACTGCATCAtaggaaaaaacacaaaactagaTGTTACGAAGACGcacaaaacttttgatttttacCAAAGCAAATGCAAATCTGAGCAAAAACCTGGCATCTTTCCAGTAGGATTTCTGATCTAGCTTTGGAATAACAAGTGTAGCATTTAGAATCcgagcagcaacaacagcatcTACAATCTGATATAATCAGAACAATTACATGGTGGAAACTCAGAACAAAACTTcagtaacaaaaatattaccaTAAAACCAGAGAAAAGCTAAAGGAACTTACTCCAGTTCGTTGTTGGTTTAAACCACCACTAGTGGCGATTGCCAAGTATCGATCATTCCTAGTAATTGCTTTAGCATCTGCAGAAGTAAAATCAAATGTAGTGTGACTAACAAACCTCCTGAAATTCAAAAACTACCCCTGGCTGATTCTAGCTAGCTAAACTATATCCCCAAATTGCAGAAACACTCAAGCATTCTAAATTGAACTCTCTCTAAATTTCATATCTCTAAACACCAAAAGTGAAAAACTTTACGCACTTGGGAACTTGGTGCTTGCATTACAGCAACCATAAAAGAATTTAGCATTCCAAGAACGCCAGATATCACGATCTGATCTCCCTCCATTTCTCTGCTTCCatttaaaacaaacacacaaaccccAAAAGAGCCAATAAATAAGGTGAGATGCAACAAAAATATCCACACTTTACAACAAAAATGCACACTTTGCAGCAaagaaacattagaaaaacCCATTTTTGAGTATATCAAAACCATATgtcaatcaaaatatcaaaaaaattaagaaccctAACCGGAACTGTGAAAACTACTGGTATGTTCTTCTCATCATTGTCTACAGAGATAATCCGCTTCTGcaatcaaaacagaaaacaatggcgttaagaaacagagagagatcataaacaaaaatctgTAAAGtctaataaaagagagagagagcgtgtACGGAGATGCGGCGATCGGAATCATCAGGAGGAGGTGAAAGAATGGAGAGAAGAGCGAAAAGGATGAGGAGAGCTCCAGAGACAGCGCATATTAGAGGAAGGAGACGACGAAGACGGTTGTAATAACTGTAGTGCCGCCGCTGAAAAGCCATTGAAGGCTACACGCGGCGCTTTTTTTACCTTCGCCTCGAAACAGAACACGCGGGCTCCAATGGAGACAGAAACACAAAAGTCTTCGTCTTTAAagagagtttttaaaaaaaattgtgaatccCTCTCTGGTTTTCACGACATCTCCATTACAATCATTACaatattctcttctctctctctctctcgtttcaatcaaagattgaatttttatatttatcagagagagagagggagagaaaggttgagtttttatttttatatattgagaaatgtaattttttttgtttttgtttttgtgttgggACAGTTCTTATAGATTTCTGGGCTCTGAAAGAAATGAGGCACCGCCTCCAGCACTTCCTTCTAAcagctttattttttcttttttttaatttcattaattattcttgaattaattatgaaatttaatttcagttttaatgataaatatttaatcACTATGATGAGCTGGATTGAGAATATTGCAAATGCAAgttattctatttttgttgattttgattctttatttccCTGTTTTGCTTATTTACACTTATCAGGACATTATTTGTTTCCTAATTAtcgaaaataattatttaagaGATAAGATTAGtgtttttgtaaactctttaaCCATCTTTTGACAATAGAGCCAGTTgcaagcttttgtttttgtttaaatcaCTTTAGAACTTTAGATTACTGTCCCATAATGGTGTAAATATTACTCTTTGCTTTTTAGCATTTGTTATATCATTCGTCCttctgaattttcttctttattagagagaaaaaaagaagaatatttgaAAGTTTAACTATTTCGGTTATTAGCTTTTGCTAAAGAGTGTAAGTGAACAAATAGCGTGAACTGCCAAGGAAAGTATACTCTTTTTGTCTTGTCTTTTTACACTGTTTCTGTTTGCTTGGTCTTGTCACAATCCGCTCAGCATAAATGGTGTGAGCCGGTTTGAGGAATTTTGGATTCGTACTCCATACCAAATTCGGGAAAATAATTAACGGTTTTAAGATCATCTCTACCTATGGTCTAAGTTCTAACCCGAGTAAGAGGTCCGGTCTAGTTACGCAATTGattgagataaaaaaaacaaaaaaaaaaaaaagataattcaCACGCAAATTAATTGTAGATTATTGAGTTTCAATCGTTTGTTTATCTTTACGCCTTCATCGAATCATTAAAGATGatgattctttttcttggtaTAACTTACAAGTTTCACCATGTGAAGCGTAGTAGTTTATTAAGTGTGTCAACCATACACTGAGAGTCTGAGATTTATAGTAAGTTCACTCATTTCGTTGCAATGTTAACATCTACTTTTCTTCTTGAATACTTATACATCGTAATCGATTACAAAAGATTTCATCACGATCATCAAAttttcatttctgttttgtACCAAGATTCGCAGTGATAATAAGTTTTGTAATTAGTTAGAgtaatataatactatataccacattattatatatctctttcgTTTACTATTAATACGCTTGTGAGTTGTCTATTGTACAATGTCACGTATGTGTTGATCACGACTTCCTAAGGACTACAGTCGTactttatttagttttcttaaaaaattcgaattctaattaaacaaattgcagtaaagaacaacaaaaatagaaaattaagaGACAATGATCCAAGGATTGATTCCCTTTAAGATAAGATATATCCACTTGCCATCAgattcaactctctctctctaagtcAGAAATCAGAATGCTAGAGATCTAATTTTCCGGAATTCCAATTTCATCCCggtcttatttattttagaaaacatacaaacttggtttaagtttttttattcacACAACATGATCTCATTAGACCGTAGTAATTATATAACACACACCATTTCGAAGAGAGTGgaggtaataaaaaaaaaaagcttaccaATTCATAACTTGCTTACGCTTTTCTTTGAtaagcttcccaaagccttAGCCTTGGTCCTCAGAACAAACTTCTGAACTTTTCCAGTCGATGTTTTAGGAAGATCCTCAAACACGATACTCCTCGGAGCCATGTAATGCGGAAGCCGGTCCCTGCAATAATTTATAAGCTCCTCCGCACTGACTTCTTTAACCCCGTCTTTGAGCTTCACAAATGCACAAGCAGTCTCACCCCAATACTCATCTGGCCTCGCAACCACAGCTGCTTCAAGAACACTAGGATGGGTGAACAGAGTAGACTCAACTTCGATCGAGCTAATGTTTTCTCCTCCAGAGATTATAATGTCTTTCGATCGATCTTTGAGCTCTATGTATCCATCGGGGTGTTTAACACCTAAGTCACCACTCCAAAACCACCCTCCTTTAAAAGCTTCCTTAGTTGCCCCAGGGTTCTTTAAGTACCCTTTCATCACTGTGTTTCCCCTTAAGACAACTTCACCCATAGTCACACCATCAGCCGGCAAAGTTCTCATGGTTACGGGATCTTTAACTTGTACTTCCTCGATCCCCAAATGATTAACGCCTTGTCGGGCTTTCATTTTCGCCTGTTCTTCTCTAGTCAAAGAGTCCCACTCAGGTTTCCAAGTACAGATCGTGCCTGGTCCAAGAGTTTCAGTTAATCCATAGGAATGAAACATAGAAAACCCCAACTCTTCCATCTTGTACATCACATGAGCTGGTGGTGGAGCAGCACCGGTCATAAAAGATACCTTCCCGGGAAGCGGTTTCTGCTCGGATTCAGGCGCGTTGATGATCATACTCAATATTGTTGGCGCACCTGCCATGTGAGTCACCTTGTGCATGGTAATATTATCGAATATACCCTTGGCAGTTACATTCCTCAAACAAATATTAGTCCCACCAATAGCGGTAACACCCCACAATAAGCACCAGCCATTGCAATGAAACATGGGATTAGTCCATAGAAAAATAGGCGATGAGTGCATTTCGTTGAGTATAACCGCAGCTAGAGAATTCAAATAAGCACTCCTGTGACTATAAACAACACCTTTGGGACTTGAAGTGGTACCTGATGTGTAATTGACAGAGATAGGATCACACTCATCGGTTGGTCTTTTAACTTCGAAATCAGATTTCCCCATGGCCACAACATCTTCGTATTCCATAGTAATATTCTTCTTCCCTGAAACAGGTTGCGTAAGAGGCTCTGGGATCAAGACCAAAAGCGGGACCTTGTCACCGTTCTTAGAGAGGATCTCACAAGCTCCTTGAGCTATTTGAAGAAACTGATGATCAGCAAAAAATACTTTCGTCCCTGAATGTCGCAGTAAGACAGCTATAAGTGCTGAGTCATGACGAATGTTGAGTGTACATAGCAAAGCTCCAGTCATAGGAACACCAAAATGTAACTCGACCATAGCTGGAACGTTTGGGGCCAACACTGAAACCTGATAATTTCAAGAATCAGAATCACTCTACTTGAAAACTTTCTTAGGGATGAGAAAATTTTGGAATCCACTATCActacgaacaaaaaaaaaaaatctcagaaactaTGAGACAGAGGCATGCGACCAATCAagctaaaaaaggaaaaagaaataaaagctCTGACCACATCACCGGTGGAGATCCCGAGCTGGGAGAGAGCAGAGGCGATTCTGACGCAGCGGTCACGAGTCTGGCGCCACGTATACTTGACGGAGCCATAAACTACGGAGAGTCTGTCAGCATAGACGACGGCAGATCGATCGAGGAAACTGATCGGAGTGAGAGGAACGTAGTTGGCCGGACACTTGATTGTTCCCtccatcttctttgttttgttcactCGCTGTCGCTGGCCCCTCGAGGTGTTTATAAACTAGATATAACTCTTTCCCTTTTTAGTAATGAAATCTAGCCTTAGGATTTTTGTGGTATTATGTAATTGGGAAAGCTTTCATCTATATCCGATTTTTGCTATCCAGTCTACATATACAGTACACACCACATATTCTTTTGGGTGGTCTATCAAAGTTAGCTAGAATGACGTCATCATTATggtttcttttctatatattattttcttttttcttgtttcacaAGTTTTTCATTGTCAAACGTGAGtacataaaaatttacaaactcGTAATATTTAGTAGGCATGGCCACCACCTTCTTTTGGAAACAATGTAAGTTGTTAACATCACATATTGGCCACCTCAAGTCTCTTAACtctctatttctattttaattttggtcaccagtctctgttttcatttttctgtGATAGGAATATGTTACAAACCAATCGTTGGCAGGACCAATGAAGAGTTAGTTATGGTCAAAACAGAGTCACGTTATGAACTTTGTTTTCAAGTCCTCGTTTGACCTTCAACAAAATCCCATCACCTGTTTTCATTTATAATCAACACAAAACAGCCCAAAATAAGAAAGGGCTACCTGGTTATGTACTTCCTAATGGCCTCACTATTAGCAATAAGCTCAAGCGGCCATGACacctcaaaaaaataaaatcttcagACCTTTAATCTTGGATACTAGTATACATcgtaattaaataatcaattacAAAGATTCATCACGATCATCAAAATTTCATTTCTGTTTGGTAACAAGATTTGTTtatgataataaattttataattaattagatgaAAACCGGCGTTATGCGACATgatgtttttttcctaaattaattttggttaatataattatgatgGAAGAAATTGAATTTCCCGGAATTCAGTTTCGTCCccgttttattattttagaaaacatacaaacttggtttaagttttttagTCACACAACATGATCTCATAGACAGTAGTAATTTATAACACATGTCGAAGAGAGTGGAAGTAACAAAAAAGCTTACCAATTCATAACTTGCTTACGCCTTTCTTTGATAAGCATCCCAAAGCCTTAGCCTTGGTCCTCAGAACAAACTTCTGAACTTTTCCAGTCGATGTTTTAGGAAGATCCATAAACACGATACTCCTCGGAGCCATGTAATGCGGAAGCCTGTCCCTGCAATAACTTATCAGCTCCTCCGCGCTGACCTTAGACCCGTCTTTGAGATTCACAAATGCACAAGCAGTCTCACCCCAGTACTCATCTGGCCTCGCAACCACAGCTGCTTCAAGAACACTAGGATGGGTGAACAGAGTAGACTCAACTTCGATCGAGCTAATGTTTTCTCCTCCAGAGATTATAATGTCTTTCGATCGGTCTTTGAGCTCAATGTATCCGTCGGGGTGTTTAACACCTAAGTCACCACTCCAAAACCATCCTCCTTTAAAAGCTTCCTTGGTTGCTTCAGGGTTCTTTAAGTAACCATTCATCACTGTGTTTCCCCTGAAGACAACTTCACCCATAGTCACACCATCAGCTGGCAAAGTTCTCAAGGTAACAGGATCTTTTACTTGTATTTCCTCGATCCCCAAATGATTAACGCCTTGTCGGGCTTTCATTTTTGCCTGTTCTTCTCTAGGCAAAGAGTCCCACTCCGGTTTCCATGTACAGATCGTGCCAGGTCCATAAGTTTCAGTCAACCCATAGGAATGAAACATAGAAAACCCCAACTCTTCCATCTTGTAAATCACATGAGCTGGTGGTGGTGCAGCACCGGTTATAAAGGATACCTTCCCCGGAAGCGGTTTCTGCTCGGATTCAGGCGCGTTGATGATCATATTCAATATTGTTGGCGCACCTGCCATGTGAGTCACCTTGTGCTGGGAAATATTATCGAATATACCCTTGGCAGTTAAATTCCTCAAACATATATTAGTCCCACCAATGGCGGTAACACCCCACAATAAGCACCAGCCATTGCAATGGAACATGGGATTAGTCCATAGAAAAGTAGGCGATGAGTGCATTTCGTTGAGCAAAACCGCAGCCAGGGAATTCAAATAAGCACCTCTGTGACTATAAACAACACCTTTGGGGCTTGAAGTGGTACCTGAAGTGTAATTGACAGATATAGGATGACACTCATCCTTTGGTCGTTTAACCTCGAAGTCGGATTTTCCCATAGCCACAACATCTTCGTATTCCATCGCATTCTTTTTCCCTGAAACAGATTGAACAAGAGGCTCCGGGATCAAGACCAAAAGGGGGACCTTGTCACCGTTCTTAGAGAGGATCTCACAAGCTCCCTGAGCTATTTGAAGAAACTGATGATCAGCAAAAATCACTTTTGTCCCTGAATGTCGCAGTAAGACTGCTACAAGTGCTGAGTCATGACGAATGTTGAGTGTACAGAGCAAAGCTCCAACCATAGGAACACCAAAATGCAACTCGACCATAGCTGGAATGTTTGGGGCCAACACTGAAACCTGATAATTTcaagaatcagaatcagaatcacaaCTTGAAAACTTTCTTAGGgatgagatttaaaaaaaaaagaaatctccaAAACAGCGAGACAGAGACAtgcaataaaaaaagaagtaataaatcaagctaaaaaaaaaaggaaaaaaattctaaCCACATCGCCGGTGGAGATCCCGAGCTGGGAGAGAGCAGAGGCGAGTCTGACGCAGCGGTCACGAGTCTGGCGCCACGTGTACTTGACGGATCCATAGACTACGGAGATTCTATCAGCGTAGACGACGGCAGATCGATCGAGGAAACTGATCGGAGTGAGAGGAACATAGTTGGCCGGAGACTTGATAGTTCCCtccatcttctttgttttgtccgCCGGAAAAGTAGTAGTCAACTTTAACTGTTCCTCTTTACTTAAATCGCAAATCTAGCCTTTGGATTTTTGTCGTATTATGTAATAACCATACATCTATTTGGTTTTTGCCATCTCAGTGTAGTTCTAGTACGAAGTGGTCTACACCACATATTCAGTGTCgtattaactttttcttttcttgcaaaAAGCACCTTTTACATGTTTTTCAATTTCAAGTACagaacataatttttttacaaactgAAAATATCTAGAGATTAAATAAATCCACACATCCTTACAGTAACTAGTTAAAAACAGTGGCTTCGTAAATGTACCTATGAAATAGCTCAAGAAAAGCCTGAGACTTGAAGAATGGCGATGCAGCATTCGTGTGGAAATCAGATCTGGCAGTTCAGGCCCTGGAAGATTTTGTCTCTGCTCCAGAAACAGTCATCAAGCTTCCAGTGTCAGACATGTAGTGATAATTGTAATTGATTCTGGTCACAAAATCAGCCAAGTGAGGGAAGTGTCCCACATTCAGCTTCGAAGACAACACCTGCAAGTTCAATTTCCCATATTCAATTAGATTTAATTAaggttttaatgttttatacGTACTCAAGAGTTTGAGACAAGTGGCCTTACTCTAAGGAGGAAAGCAATACAGTCCTCAAATTGTTTCTCAATCCTGTCTATCTCCATTTCGCATCTCGCCTTCATCGCTGAAACTGCTCCTCCGCTGCTCAGAGTCTGTTGTATTGAGTAGAATTCTAGAGCTAAACCGAGAATCATATTGATCCGACTTGCGATGATTGCCCACTATACAAACACCACAAAACATTTGGTGTTATAGCtacaaattcaattttttttgttatgcatTTAAGAATGGTCCATTACCAGCTTTTCTTGTACCACAAAGCATTGCCTCTGAATCGATAACAAGTAGGTCTCATGTACATATATGACTTCATCTAGAGACCCTGCTTTTACCATAGATTCACACAGTTCACGCCACGCGGTGTGGTATACCTGTTTACAAAATCCAGTTAAGCCTGACAAGCTTTTCATCTTATTCAAGCAGCAAACGGCGGTAATTGTAACTAATTATTCAGTATCAGCAATACCCTGTCCATTACGTATTGATGAAAAGCATCCACAAAATTGAGGAGCTTTTGTTCCAGTAACCAGTGGTGCTTGCGGATTTTTGTTGCAGAGCCTTTAccctataatatataaacaccaAAGTCACTAAGTTTATCAAACTAAACCACATTATTATGATTCCTCTTTATATTAATCcttattgataaataaaaaaattgattaggctctttaaaattgaatttaagTGTCACATGAAACAgtttaaaatgaaagaaatcaGTTTGAGAGATATCAAAGACCTTCCACATCCACCTTCGTGCTTTATCAAGCACATATTTTGCTCGCTTCACCTTCAACAAAAATCCCATCACCTGTTTTCATTAAAACAGTCAAACACAGAACATCGAAATgtttcctcaaaaaaaaaaagctggatAAGAAAGGGCTACCTGGTTATACTTCTTAATGGCCTCACTATTGGCAATAAGCTCAAGCGGCCATGGCAccttaaaaaggaaaatagtttAGACCTttaaatacacatatatatgtagCCCATGTAATATGCCAATACGCAGCATTTAGGTGGAAGACTATATGTGTTTNNNNNNNNNNNNNNNNNNNNNNNNNNNNNNNNNNNNNNNNNNNNNNNNNNNNNNNNNNNNNNNNNNNNNNNNNNNNNNNNNNNNNNNNNNNNNNNNNNNNNNNNNNNNNNNNNNNNNNNNNNNNNNNNNNNNNNNNNNNNNNNNNNNNNNNNNNNNNNNNNNNNNNNNNNNNNNNNNNNNNNNNNNNNNNNNNNNNNNNNNNNNNNNNNNNNNNNNNNNNNNNNNNNNNNNNNNNNNNNNNNNNNNNNNNNNNNNNNNNNNNNNNNNNNNNNNNNNNNNNNNNNNNNNNNNNNNNNNNNNNNNNNNNNNNNNNNNNNNNNNNNNNNNNNNNNNNNNNNNNNNNNNNNNNNNNNNNNNNNNNNNNNNNNNNNNNNNNNNNNNNNNNNNNNNNNNNNNNNNNNNNNNNNNNNNNNNNNNNNNNNNNNNNNNNNNNNNNNNNNNNNNNNNNNNNNNNNNNNNNNNNNNNNNNNNNNNNNNNNNNNNNNNNNNNNNNNNNNNNNNNNNNNNNNNNNNNNNNNNNNNNNNNNNNNNNNNNNNNNNNNNNNNNNNNNNNNNNNNNNNNNNNNNNNNNNNNNNNNNNNNNNNNNNNNNNNNNNNNNNNNNNNNNNNNNNNNNNNNNNNNNNNNNNNNNNNNNNNNNNNNNNNNNNNNNNNNNNNNNNNNNNNNNNNNNNNNNNNNNNNNNNNNNNNNNNNNNNNNNNNNNNNNNNNNNNNNNNNNNNNNNNNNNNNNNNNNNNNNNNNNNNNNNNNNNNNNNNNNNNNNNNNNNNNNNNNNNNNNNNNNNNNNNNNNNNNNNNNNNNNNNNNNNNNNNNNNNNNNNNNNNNNNNNNNNNNNNNNNNNNNNNNNNNNNNNNNNNNNNNNNNNNNNNNNNNNNNNNNNNNNNNNNNNNNNNNNNNNNNNNNNNNNNNNNNNNNNNNNNNNNNNNNNNNNNNNNNNNNNNNNNNNNNNNNNNNNNNNNNNNNNNNNNNNNNNNNNNNNNNNNNNNNNNNNNNNNNNNNNNNNNNNNNNNNNNNNNNNNNNNNNNNNNNNNNNNNNNNNNNNNNNNNNNNNNNNNNNNNNNNNNNNNNNNNNNNNNNNNNNNNNNNNNNNNNNNNNNNNNNNNNNNNNNNNNNNNNNNNNNNNNNNNNNNNNNNNNNNNNNNNNNNNNNNNNNNNNNNNNNNNNNNNNNNNNNNNNNNNNNNNNNNNNNNNNNNNNNNNNNNNNNNNNNNNNNNNNNNNNNNNNNNNNNNNNNNNNNNNNNNNNNNNNNNNNNNNNNNNNNNNNNNNNNNNNNNNNNNNNNNNNNNNNNNNNNNNNNNNNNNNNNNNNNNNNNNNNNNNNNNNNNNNNNNNNNNNNNNNNNNNNNNNNNNNNNNNNNNNNNNNNNNNNNNNNNNNNNNNNNNNNNNNNNNNNNNNNNNNNNNNNNNNNNNNNNNNNNNNNNNNNNNNNNNNNNNNNNNNNNNNNNNNNNNNNNNNNNNNNNNNNNNNNNNNNNNNNNNNNNNNNNNNNNNNNNNNNNNNNNNNNNNNNNNNNNNNNNNNNNNNNNNNNNNNNNNNNNNNNNNNNNNNNNNNNNNNNNNNNNNNNNNNNNNNNNNNNNNNNNNNNNNNNNNNNNNNNNNNNNNNNNNNNNNNNNNNNNNNNNNNNNNNNNNNNNNNNNNNNNNNNNNNNNNNNNNNNNNNNNNNNNNNNNNNNNNNNNNNNNNNNNNNNNNNNNNNNNNNNNNNNNNNNNNNNNNNNNNNNNNNNNNNNNNNNNNNNNNNNNNNNNNNNNNNNNNNNNNNNNNNNNNNNNNNNNNNNNNNNNNNNNNNNNNNNNNNNNNNNNNNNNNNNNNNNNNNNNNNNNNNNNNNNNNNNNNNNNNNNNNNNNNNNNNNNNNNNNNNNNNNNNNNNNNNNNNNNNNNNNNNNNNNNNNNNNNNNNNNNNNNNNNNNNNNNNNNNNNNN
Coding sequences within:
- the LOC104740750 gene encoding uncharacterized protein At1g04910-like isoform X2 produces the protein MAFQRRHYSYYNRLRRLLPLICAVSGALLILFALLSILSPPPDDSDRRISKRIISVDNDEKNIPVVFTVPRNGGRSDRDIWRSWNAKFFYGCCNASTKFPNAKAITRNDRYLAIATSGGLNQQRTGIVDAVVAARILNATLVIPKLDQKSYWKDASDFSHIFDVDWFMSFLSKDVKIIETLPQKGGRTWSPSRMRVPRKCNERCYINRVLPVLQKRHAVQLNKFDYRLSNKLRDDLQKLRCRVNYHALKFTDPIIEMGNELVRRMRKKSKHFIALHLRFEPDMLAFSGCYYGGGDKEKKELGTIRRRWKTLHVNNPEKQRRQGRCPLTPEEVGLMLRALGYGSDVHIYVASGEVYGGEKSLAPLKALFPHFYSKDTIATKMELKPFSSYSSRMAALDFVVCDESDVFVTNNNGNMARILAGRRRYFGHKPTIRPNAKKLYKLFMSKENTTWEEFASRVRTFQRGFMGEPKEVRAGRGEFHENPSTCICEDTKLKAGNMDSRKLWKKNKKDVVVSNDEQNEDEDAESSTGTDYEEDQTDLQDRGLYNGTRLDYDDASSISDEPELEEMLSD
- the LOC104740750 gene encoding uncharacterized protein At1g04910-like isoform X1, whose product is MAFQRRHYSYYNRLRRLLPLICAVSGALLILFALLSILSPPPDDSDRRISKRIISVDNDEKNIPVVFTVPRNGGRSDRDIWRSWNAKFFYGCCNASTKFPNAKAITRNDRYLAIATSGGLNQQRTGIVDAVVAARILNATLVIPKLDQKSYWKDASDFSHIFDVDWFMSFLSKDVKIIETLPQKGGRTWSPSRMRVPRKCNERCYINRVLPVLQKRHAVQLNKFDYRLSNKLRDDLQKLRCRVNYHALKFTDPIIEMGNELVRRMRKKSKHFIALHLRFEPDMLAFSGCYYGGGDKEKKELGTIRRRWKTLHVNNPEKQRRQGRCPLTPEEVGLMLRALGYGSDVHIYVASGEVYGGEKSLAPLKALFPHFYSKDTIATKMELKPFSSYSSRMAALDFVVCDESDVFVTNNNGNMARILAGRRRYFGHKPTIRPNAKKLYKLFMSKENTTWEEFASRVRTFQRGFMGEPKEVRAGRGEFHENPSTCICEDTKLKAGNMDSRKLWKKNKKDVVVSNDEQNEDEDAESSTGTDYEEDQTDLQDRGLYNGTRLDYDDASSISDEPELEEMLSD
- the LOC104740754 gene encoding probable acyl-activating enzyme 1, peroxisomal yields the protein MEGTIKCPANYVPLTPISFLDRSAVVYADRLSVVYGSVKYTWRQTRDRCVRIASALSQLGISTGDVVSVLAPNVPAMVELHFGVPMTGALLCTLNIRHDSALIAVLLRHSGTKVFFADHQFLQIAQGACEILSKNGDKVPLLVLIPEPLTQPVSGKKNITMEYEDVVAMGKSDFEVKRPTDECDPISVNYTSGTTSSPKGVVYSHRSAYLNSLAAVILNEMHSSPIFLWTNPMFHCNGWCLLWGVTAIGGTNICLRNVTAKGIFDNITMHKVTHMAGAPTILSMIINAPESEQKPLPGKVSFMTGAAPPPAHVMYKMEELGFSMFHSYGLTETLGPGTICTWKPEWDSLTREEQAKMKARQGVNHLGIEEVQVKDPVTMRTLPADGVTMGEVVLRGNTVMKGYLKNPGATKEAFKGGWFWSGDLGVKHPDGYIELKDRSKDIIISGGENISSIEVESTLFTHPSVLEAAVVARPDEYWGETACAFVKLKDGVKEVSAEELINYCRDRLPHYMAPRSIVFEDLPKTSTGKVQKFVLRTKAKALGSLSKKSVSKL